One stretch of Castor canadensis chromosome 14, mCasCan1.hap1v2, whole genome shotgun sequence DNA includes these proteins:
- the Pip5k1c gene encoding phosphatidylinositol 4-phosphate 5-kinase type-1 gamma isoform X5 has product MELEVPDEAESAEAGTVTAEAAWAAESGAAAGNELAQKKTAPTEAPSMTGQPGPGHGKKLGHRGVDASGETTYKKTTSSTLKGAIQLGIGYTVGNLSSKPERDVLMQDFYVVESIFFPSEGSNLTPAHHFQDFRFKTYAPVAFRYFRELFGIRPDDYLYSLCNEPLIELSNPGASGSLFYVTSDDEFIIKTVMHKEAEFLQKLLPGYYMNLNQNPRTLLPKFYGLYCVQSGGKNIRVVVMNNVLPRMVKMHLKFDLKGSTYKRRASKKEKEKSMPTYKDLDFMQDMPEGLLLDADTFSALVKTLQRDCLVLESFKIMDYSLLLGVHNIDQQERERQAEGAQSTSDEKRPVGQKALYSTAMESIQGGAARGEAIETDDTMGGIPAVNGRGERLLLHIGIIDILQSYRFIKKLEHTWKALVHDGDTVSVHRPSFYAERFFKFMSNTVFRKNSSLKSSPSKKGRGALLAVKPLGPTAAFSASQIPSEREDAQYDLRGARSYPTLEDEGRPDLLPCTPPSFEEATTASIATTLSSTSLSIPERSPSETSEQPRYRRRTQSSGQDGRPQEEPHVEEELQQITVQVEPTCSVEIVVPKEDDAGMEASPAGASAAAAAVDVDTASQASEPASQASDEEDAPATDIYF; this is encoded by the exons ATGGAGCTGGAAGTGCCGGACGAGGCGGAGAGCGCCGAGGCAGGGACCGTGACGGCAGAGGCGGCCTGGGCGGCGGAGAGCGGAGCGGCGGCAGGTAACG AACTGGCTCAGAAGAAGACAGCCCCAACTGAG GCCCCGTCAATGACTGGACAGCCAGGCCCTGGCCATGGGAAGAAGTTGGGCCACCGAGGCGTGGACGCATCTGGCGAGACCACCTACAAGAAG ACCACCTCGTCCACCCTGAAGGGCGCCATCCAGCTGGGTATTGGCTACACTGTAGGCAACCTGAGCTCCAAGCCAGAGCGCGACGTACTCATGCAGGACTTCTATGTTGTGGAGAGCATCTTCTTCCCCAG TGAAGGCAGCAACCTCACCCCCGCCCACCACTTCCAGGACTTCCGGTTCAAGACCTATGCACCCGTTGCCTTCCGCTACTTCCGGGAGCTCTTTGGGATCCGGCCAGACGATTATTTG TACTCCTTGTGCAACGAGCCACTGATCGAGCTGTCCAACCCTGGTGCCAGCGGCTCACTCTTCTACGTCACCAGCGACGACGAGTTCATTATCAAGACAGTCATGCACAAGGAGGCTGAGTTCCTGCAGAAGCTGCTGCCCGGCTACTATATG AACCTGAACCAGAACCCGCGGACCCTGCTGCCGAAGTTCTATGGGCTGTACTGCGTGCAGTCGGGAGGCAAAAACATCCGCGTGGTGGTCATGAACAACGTGCTGCCACGCATGGTCAAGATGCACCTCAAGTTCGACCTCAAGGGCTCCACGTACAAGCGGCGGGCCagcaagaaggagaaggagaagagcatGCCCACCTACAAGGACCTGGACTTCATGCAGGACATGCCTGAGGGGCTGCTGCTTGATGCCGACACCTTCAGTGCCCTTGTCAAGACGCTGCAGCGCGACTGCCTG GTACTGGAGAGCTTCAAGATCATGGACTACAGCCTGCTGCTCGGCGTCCATAACATCGACCAGCAGGAGCGTGAGCGGCAGGCCGAGGGCGCCCAGAGCACCTCTGATGAGAAGCGGCCCGTGGGCCAGAAGGCACTGTACTCCACAGCCATGGAGTCCATCCAGGGCGGGGCTGCCCGTGGGGAGGCCATCGAGACAGACGACAC GATGGGTGGGATCCCAGCCGTGAACGGGCGTGGGGAGCGCCTGCTGCTGCACATAGGCATCATTGACATCCTGCAGTCCTACAg GTTCATCAAGAAGCTGGAGCACACCTGGAAGGCGCTGGTCCACGATGGG GACACAGTCTCTGTCCACCGCCCCAGCTTCTATGCTGAGCGCTTCTTCAAGTTCATGAGCAACACAGTCTTTCGCAAGAACTCCT CCCTCAAGTCCTCGCCGTCCAAGAAGGGGCGTGGTGCCTTGCTGGCCGTGAAGCCCCTGGGGCCCACAGCTGCCTTCTCAGCCAGCCAGATCCCCAGTGAGCGGGAAGACGCGCAGTACGACCTGCGGGGGGCCCGCAGCTACCCCACACTAGAGGATGAAG GCCGGCCTGACCTCTTGCCCTGCACACCACCTTCTTTTGAAGAAGCTACCACCGCCTCCATCGCCACGACCCTGTCGTccacctccctctccatcccagAGCGGTCCCCCTCTGAGACCTCGGAGCAGCCACGGTACAG GCGACGCACCCAGTCCTCCGGACAGGATGGCCG GCCCCAGGAGGAGCCCCATGTGGAAGAGGAACTGCAGCAGATAACGGTGCAGGTGGAACCCACGTGCAGTGTGGAGATTGTGGTCCCCAAGGAGGACGATGCAGG